TACTACGGCGCGGAGAAAGTGGTGCCGCACTACAATGTGATGGGTGTGGCGAAAGCCGCTCTTGAAGCCTCCACGCGCTATCTCGCTTACGATCTCGGCCAACAAAAGATCCGCGTGAACTGCATCAGCGCCGGTCCGGTGAACACGCTCGCCGCCCGCGGCATCTCCGGCTTCAGCACCATGCTCAAGCACTACGAAGAGCACTCGCCGCTGAAGCGCAATGTGACGCCTGATGAACTCGGTGCCACCGGCGTATTCCTCGCCAGCGACGGCGCCGCCGCCATCACCGGCCAGGTGCTCTACGTGGATAGCGGTTACCAGATCATGGGCATGTAAGCCTTTTAAATCTCATCAAACAAAAAGCCGCATCAGCAATGATGCGGCTTTTTTCATGTATGCGCAGGATCACAGATTTCCGCGTAGAAAACTTTCTCCAGAGATTGCCCACCGCGCCGTTTCCCCTTACAAAACGGCATGGCGAAAAACAAATCCTCTTCTTCCAAGACAGCTCTCACTGACAGTCTCAACCAAGTCCTCGCGGATTCTTATGCGCTCATGTCGCTGACGCATCTTGCGCATTGGAATGTCGAAGGTCCTGATTTCTTCGCCCTGCACACTGCTTTTCAAACGCAATACGAAGAACTGTTCGCCGCCACGGATGAGATCGCCGAACGTATCCGTGCCCTCGACGCTTATGCGATCGGCGGCTTGGGTGCGCTCGCCAAGACAGCAGGCATGAAAGAATTCGCCGCGCCCATGTCGCAAGAGGGCTACGTGAAGCAACTCCTCAGTGCGAATGAGAAATTGCTGGTGGATGCTGCCAAAGCCCGTGATCTCGCAGGTAAACTTGAAGACGCGGAAAGCCAGGACTTGATGATTGGCCGTATCACCCTCCATCAGAAAACCGTCTGGATGCTGAAAAGCTTCCTGAAATCCTGAAGTTTCGGAAGGGCGCGAGATCATTATCTCGCGCCCCCCGCAAATCATGTCGCAATGACCTGCGGCTTGCTTCCTAAAGCATCACTGATCAGCAACCAGTCGCCGATCGCACCTTTTTTACCACCCTCTTCCACCGGCTTGCGATAAGCTGAAACACGTCGAACCGATGGCATGCCTTGATCGATCTTCACGATCGCCATCAGACATTTTTGCGCCGCAGCCTCATTCCAAGTTTTGCCGCTCACAAGCGTATCTTCCATCAAGCCGCGCAAATCCTCAGCCGCCTTGCTCGTCATCGCTTTCACCAGTTTGTCTGGATGCCACAAGGAAAACTCTGGCAACGGCAGTTCAAACAAAGGTGCCTCGGTCTTATCATGGCCCAAAAGCTTTTGATAGTACGGCGCAGCATCCGCCCACTCGTGAACGCCCGCTTTTAATTCACGCGCCAAGGCGAGCGAATAATGGGCGCTGAGCAGATGTTCCCGCAGATGATTCGTGAACAGCTCCGCATCAGGCAGCACTTCCGCTGCTGGATCTGGCGAAGGCAAAGCATCCTCTGCGAAGAACTTCACCATCTGGATGCGGCCGGCGAGATCATGCAGATAATTCGAGGCCAGATCCGTATAGTCTAATCCTGTGCGCTGCGCCATCTGGCGGATGCGTTGGATCTTGGGTCGCAGATTTTCCTGCACCGCCACATTGAAGATGCGCCAGTTCTCCACAGATTGCGCCACCGCCGCTTCCCAGTCCTTGAACGCCATCAGATGCTGATCCAAGCCAGTCAACACACCATCCTTCACTTTGCCGTAGCTCTTCTCGAAATCCACGACCTCTACCAAGCCCACATCGTACAGTGATTTCAATGCCAGCACCAGACCACCCGGCATCGGGATGAGGCCGCGAACCAGTTCGTTCAATGTCCGCTTGTCCATCATCAGCGAACCGGTCAGCAACAAAAGGGAGTAATCCGGCAGGAAAGACTGGTTCAATCGCGCCAAAGCCAGCCGGGGCAATTGATACTGCTCCGGACCGATGACCGCATTCGGCCGGGTCTGATACGACAACCCGCTGCAATAGAGCTTGATCTTCATTCAACTTGGCGACGAAGTTATTTCAATTAACCGCAAAACCTTGCGATATGCAAGGAGAGTGCTAGACCTAATATCTCCACACTTGTGTCGCTAAGAACCATTTCGGACCAGCACCATCAAGGGCGCATCTCCCTCCAAGCCCGGGACACTCGGAAATACCACCTCCAACCGCTTCCAATCAGGATGTTGCAACAGCCCATCAGCTGCACGTTCTTTGAGATTGATGATGATGATCTGCGCGCCAGATGCCTGAAACTCCTCCACCGTCGCGTCCTTGCGATCACCCAGCCACGGCATACCCAGCAGATAGGCCGTGAACAATCCCGTGCGATTTCCTAACACAGTGCCGCTTCCCGCGATGGGACCACTGATATTTTGCTGCTTCACCGCATCCGCCATCGTTCGGGCCATCAATGTCGTCGGATGTTGCAAACCCGAAGGCGCAAATGAAGCTTTCAGCAAAGGATAAAACCCAAACAAAATCACGATCAAACCACCGCCCACCATCGAAACCCAAACCGCGTTATCCATCGTCTTTCTCACCCACGCTACCAGACCAAAACTGGTGATGAGCAACACTGGCAGCGCCGCATAGAAATACCGTTCATCAAATGGCGCGACCCACACCGGCAGGTAGATGCCACACAAACAGCCCAAAGGCAGCACCACCCAGCGCCAGCGTTCTGCCGTCAGCTTTTCCCGCCATGGATTGGTCACAATGAACGCGGCTACCAGCGAAACGATCCCTAAGAAAAGCAGATCGAAATTCGTCAGATGCACGATCACCGTATCTAGATTCTTCCGGACCAGCTTCAGCTGATGATCCATGTTCTGTGTCGGTGACCATGGCTTGTAATCCATCCGCGATGGCTCCTCCCACTGCGTCACGCGACCTTCATCGGGTTTATGAAAGGTACGAAACACTGGATGATATCGGTCCACATCCTCAGGCCCCACAATGCTGTGATTGATTTTTCCTGACGTGCTGAAGGTGAAATGCCCGAACTTCGAAGACAACGTCCCCACCCAAGGCAATGCCACCAGCGCGAAGACTCCCACCGTGATACC
This genomic window from Verrucomicrobiia bacterium contains:
- a CDS encoding glycosyltransferase family 39 protein — its product is MSRKSKEPIPQSAASASLLAKAGAWVFPWRAMGVILVVQFIWLGLAAKANLDQLNNDAIAYLRLGEYYAEGKMDLAVSGYWGPLLSWLIAIGIKLGMAPMGAGRAAMVLSGLVFTAGAIGLLRGVRMNGWPAILSAAIAAISTIFWSVEYLSPDLLVSGLMLGAWGILFAGVWEKTRKWSVIAGVLWGIAYLAKAVAFPLAVVVTGVVAGFRVLFGGDKKSLLQSAGITVGVFALVALPWVGTLSSKFGHFTFSTSGKINHSIVGPEDVDRYHPVFRTFHKPDEGRVTQWEEPSRMDYKPWSPTQNMDHQLKLVRKNLDTVIVHLTNFDLLFLGIVSLVAAFIVTNPWREKLTAERWRWVVLPLGCLCGIYLPVWVAPFDERYFYAALPVLLITSFGLVAWVRKTMDNAVWVSMVGGGLIVILFGFYPLLKASFAPSGLQHPTTLMARTMADAVKQQNISGPIAGSGTVLGNRTGLFTAYLLGMPWLGDRKDATVEEFQASGAQIIIINLKERAADGLLQHPDWKRLEVVFPSVPGLEGDAPLMVLVRNGS
- a CDS encoding DNA starvation/stationary phase protection protein, with the translated sequence MAKNKSSSSKTALTDSLNQVLADSYALMSLTHLAHWNVEGPDFFALHTAFQTQYEELFAATDEIAERIRALDAYAIGGLGALAKTAGMKEFAAPMSQEGYVKQLLSANEKLLVDAAKARDLAGKLEDAESQDLMIGRITLHQKTVWMLKSFLKS